Proteins from one Desulfitobacterium chlororespirans DSM 11544 genomic window:
- a CDS encoding DNA-3-methyladenine glycosylase I, which produces MPNELKRCDWAVRSKLEQEYHDQEWGVPVHDDKRLFKMLILEGKQAGLSWATILAKMATLCRAFDDFDPAILVTYDQVKVEELLQNNGIIKNRQKVNAAISNAKAYFTICEQFGSLDNYLWSFIDHKPIVNSWLTLEQVPSSTSVSDAISKDLKKHGFKFVGTTTIYAFMQGVGMVNDHLISCPFYQRN; this is translated from the coding sequence ATGCCAAATGAATTAAAACGCTGTGATTGGGCGGTAAGAAGCAAGCTGGAACAGGAGTATCATGATCAGGAATGGGGCGTTCCCGTTCATGACGATAAAAGGCTATTCAAGATGTTAATTTTAGAGGGTAAGCAGGCAGGGTTGAGCTGGGCTACCATCTTAGCAAAAATGGCTACCCTTTGCAGGGCTTTTGACGATTTTGACCCGGCGATTCTTGTAACTTATGATCAGGTGAAAGTAGAAGAACTTCTCCAAAATAACGGAATTATTAAGAACAGGCAGAAAGTCAATGCTGCTATCAGCAACGCCAAGGCATACTTTACAATCTGTGAGCAATTCGGTTCTTTAGACAACTATTTATGGTCCTTTATCGATCATAAACCCATTGTTAATTCCTGGCTTACCCTGGAGCAGGTTCCCTCCAGTACCTCTGTTTCCGATGCCATCAGCAAAGACTTGAAGAAACATGGTTTTAAATTTGTGGGAACGACCACCATCTATGCTTTTATGCAGGGTGTGGGGATGGTCAATGACCATTTGATTTCCTGCCCCTTTTATCAGCGCAATTAG